TGGAGCCCCAGAGCGGCGACGACCGGGTCGACCAGCTGGGCAATGAGGGTGTCGGCGTCCGCGAAGGGGATACGGCCCCTGCCGCGTTCGCCGTGGATGCCCACGCCGAGTTCGACCTCGCCGTCGGGCAGGACGAAGGCGGGTTCCTCGGCGCCGGGATGGGTGCCCGCGGTCAGCGCGAGGCTGAGGGTGCGGGCGCTGCTCGCGACCCGCCGGCCGAGGTCGGCCACGTCGACCAGGTCGGCCCCCGCTTCCGCGGCGGCGCCGCAGATCTTCTCCACGGCGAGTACGGCGGCCGTGCCGCGCCGGCCGGGCCCGTCGTCCTCCCCGTCCGTGGCGAGGTCGTCGTCGACGAGCACGACCTCGGTCTTGATCGCGTCGTCCTCGGCGAGTTCCCCGGCGATCTGGAAGTTGAGGACATCGCCGGTGTAGTTCTTCACGATCTGTATGACTCCGCGCCCGGAGTCCGCGGCGACCGTGCCCGTATGGACCTGCAGCGCGGTCGGGCTGGCGAACAGGGCACCCGGCACCGCGACATCGAGCATGCCGGCGCCCACGAAGCCGGCGTGCAGCGGCTCGTGGCCCGAGCCCCCGCCGGAGACCAGTCCGACCTTCTCCCTGGCCCGCTGTGCCCGGGTGACGATGCCCGCCGCGCGGTCGTAGGCGAGCAGCTGTGGATGTGTGAGAGCGAGCCCTTCGAGAGCTTCCTCTGCGGCGTGCTCGGGGCGATTCACGATGTGCCGGTGCATGGCGCCGTGCTCCTTTGCTCGGGTCTTGACCGGTCTCACGCTAGAGCCTACTGTTCGGACAGTCCAGACTGTACGTACAACTTAGTGGCAGGCGAGACCGCACCCCGCCCGACCAGCGGATCACGCGCTCACGACGAGAGGGACAAGACAGCCATGTCCATGGAATACCGGATGCGCCGCACGCTCCCCAGCGACCGGGTCGCCATCATCATGCCCGTCGACCACGGGCTGATCTTCAATCGGATCGAGGGCCTGGAGACCCCCTCCGCGCCCTTCGCCACGTGGGGCGACAAGGACATCACCGGCTTCATGATGACCCCTGGCCAGGTCAAGCAGACCGAGGCCTTCTTCGCCCGCAACCCGCACCTGACCCGCGTACTGACCATCGACACCTTCTACGACTACGCCCAGAACGACGGCGGCGGCTCCCACAGCCTCATCACCACCGTCGAGGAGGCTGTCCGCATGGGCGTGGACGCCGTCAAGATGCTCTTCCCCTGGAACGTCTCCCGCGTCGAGCAGGCCGCCCTGTGCAAGCGCGTCGGCGACGTAGTCACCGCCTGCGACGCCTGGGACATCCCGCTGATCCTCGAACCCGTCCTCATCGGTGCCCCGCGCAGGGAAGAGGTCATCGTCGAAGAGGAGAAGATCGCGCGCATCGCCTATGACCTCGGCGCCCACATCATCAAGATCGCCTTCCCCGGGGAGGAGCGCACCCGCCGCCTCGTCGAAGAACTCAAGGTACCCCTCGTGATCGCCGGCGGCCCGCTCACCGGAGAGCCCTCCGAGACCGTCGACGCCATCGCCCAGACCATCCGCGCCGGTGCACGTGGTGTCATCGTCGGACGCAACATATGGCAGCGCGAGACCGACGTCGCCGAGAAGCTCCTGTCCGAGGTAGCCGCCCTCACCCGCAGCGTCAGCTTCGACGACTGATCCGCGCCGCAGGGACATGAGCCGCCGCGTCGATCGAAGGAGATGACAAGCGCGTGGGAACCTCGCCGCAACGGGCGGATGCCGTACTCGGCATCGACATCGGCAGCACGAACGTCAAAGTGGTGGCGCTCGACTCGGCCGGCCACGTCGTCACCCGCGTACGCCGCGCCACCCCGCGGTCCGTCGACGATCCCTCGATCGACGCAGCACGGCTCTTCGAGTGCCTCGAAGAGATGGCCGTCGAAGCCTGTGGGGAACGCTATGCCATCGCGGCGCTCTGCGCTGCCGGCATCGGTGAGGACGGCGTTCTGGCCGATGCCTCACTCACACCGCTCACCTCGGCGCTGGCCTGGTTCGACCCCCGCCGTACCGAACTATTCGGCGAGCTGCGACACCACCTCGACCCCGCCGACGACGTCGGCACCTCCACCGACGCCGCCCGCACACTGGTCGGCTGGGCCTGGGCCCGCGGTCAGCCCGGAGCCGATCGAGCGGCGGCCTGGCTCGCCCTGACCGACTACGCCGCCTGCCGCTGGAGCGGCACGGCATTCCTCAGTGACACCCTCGCCGCGCGGACCGGGGCCTGGCGCCCGCTCGCACGCACCTGGCACACCAGCCGCGTGCAGGCGACTCTCGGCGCCTCCGAACTGCTGCCCACGGTCATGCCGACGGGAGCCGTCGTCGGCCACGTACGCTCCGAGCGGCTGCGGAACACCGGCGCCCTCAGGCCCGGCGCCCTCGTGGTGGCCGGAGGGCACGACCACCCCGTCGGCGGCTGGGGCGTCCATCAGCTACGCCCCGGAGCCGTCCTCGACTCCATGGGCACCGCGGAAGTAGTCGTCGCGCAGACACATGCTCCGCCCAGCCATGTGCCTGGGGCCGTCGATGTCTCACCCGGCATTCACAACACCTTCGGTGCCACCGTTCTCCACGTGGAGGAACTCGCCCGGAACGTCGCATGGGCGTCGCAGGATCCGGCCGTGGCCGATGCCCTCGACCGTCTGATCTCCGGCAGCGCCACACCCGACGATCATCTGTTCTCGGACACCTTCCACCCCGGCGCGGCGGGCGGCCATACGCCCTTCTACGCGCCCCATTCCGCGTTCGACCCGCACTCCAGGGCATCTGCCGTACTCGGCGCACTGGCGCGACGCGGTGGCCTTGCCATCGCCGCCGTACAGGCCCTCGCCGAGCCGGACGCGCCTGTTTACACCGCGGGCGGGTGGGCCCGCTCCCGCGGCTGGCTCGACATCAAGCAAGCGGTGACCGGCACGGCAGCCCACGTCATCGCGGAACCGGAAGTAACAGCCGTGGGCGCGGCACTCCTCGCCGCCCGGGCCCTCGACTGGAAACCGTCCGTCACCGCCGCCCTGAACCCCGGGGCAGAGGCAGGACTGCGAGGTGCAACAGCCGGTCGATGAGCGAGCGGGTCACCCCAACACCCACCGCAGGCGCCGGCCATTCAGCAGACTGCCGTGCTCGCGCCCTCCCCTCTGACGGCCGGACGCGCGAGCACGGTGGCCCCTTTCAGCACGTGAACCGGCAACGGCCACAAGCGTGTTCACACCAGCCTGCCCACGGCGCAGGTGCCGGCGGGCGTGAAGCCACCGCCCGAACCACGACAGCGCGCGGACGCCGGACAGCCGTCGACGACATGGTCGGACGCGTTGCTGTGCTCCGCCTTCTGCCCGCCGCCGCGATCGGCGCAGTGGGCAGAAGCCTGTCCGCGTCGGTGAGGGATACGCCAGCCACCCCCTCCACAACCATGCCGTGCCTACGAAGACAGGTGCGCAGAAGCCGCGGTCGAAGCTCTGGGCGCCACACCGATCCGCGTCGCGAAATGTGTCGCCATCGCCTCCTCGGCGGTCGCCCATTTTCGTAGTTAACAGACTCTTGACGCGGCCGAAAACCAATGCATACAGTCCGGACTGTCCAGGCTGACCGGCCTGTACGTACAAGACTGCGGGACCTTGAGTTCTGGAGCACCTCATGAGCGGATCGAACAGCGCTCAGGCCATCGATCGCATTTCGGCTGAGCCGTACTACCTGCAGCTTGCCGAGCGCATCCGTGACCAGATCTCGACGGGTGCCGTAGCCGCCGGCGACCGTCTGCCCAGCGAGGGCGAACTGGCCGCCACCTGGAACGTCTCCCGTGCCACGGTCCGAGAGGCCCTGCGGTTGCTGGAGGAGGAGGGCTGGGTCGCCCGCATATCACGGCGAGGGGCCTTCGCCTCGATGCCGCCGCGCCGGGGGTGGCTGTTGCAGGGCCGGGAGGGCTTCTTCGAGAACGAGGTGGCGGGGCACCAGCGACGGGTCACCACCCAGGTGCTGCGTGCCGAGAAGGCGACACTGCCGACGCACTCGGCCGAGGAACTTCACATGGCTCCTGGCAGCGACGGCTACATCCTCGAACGGCTTCGCAAGCTCGACGGCAAGGTGGCGCTCTTCTCCGCCAACTACCTGCCCCCGCTGGTCGGCGAGCTGGTGTCACGCAGCGACGTTCCGGCAGGAGAAGGCTCTCTCAACAACACGCTGAGCAAGGGCGGTTACACGGTCGCGGGCGCGTCCCGCACAGTCGAGGCCGTCACCGCGCGGGGGAAGGTCGCCGACCTGCTCCAAGTCCCGGACGGCGCACCGCTGTTGAAAGTCAGGTCGACCTCGTGGGACACGCGCTTGGTGCCCTTCGAGCACCACGAGGTCTGGGTCCGCAGCGACGTGGTGCACGTCGAGATCCAGGTCGGCGCTCCCGCCCCCACCCGGACGGCATCCCCCTCCCCAGAGATCGGCCGGCTC
This window of the Streptomyces sp. N50 genome carries:
- a CDS encoding dihydroxyacetone kinase subunit DhaK; protein product: MHRHIVNRPEHAAEEALEGLALTHPQLLAYDRAAGIVTRAQRAREKVGLVSGGGSGHEPLHAGFVGAGMLDVAVPGALFASPTALQVHTGTVAADSGRGVIQIVKNYTGDVLNFQIAGELAEDDAIKTEVVLVDDDLATDGEDDGPGRRGTAAVLAVEKICGAAAEAGADLVDVADLGRRVASSARTLSLALTAGTHPGAEEPAFVLPDGEVELGVGIHGERGRGRIPFADADTLIAQLVDPVVAALGLHPGSAVIAIVNGLGGTSPLDLSVAARSVHHRLGDLGVTIERSLVGSYVTSLDMHGISVTLLPADADLLPLWDAPVRTPALTW
- a CDS encoding FGGY-family carbohydrate kinase, with translation MGTSPQRADAVLGIDIGSTNVKVVALDSAGHVVTRVRRATPRSVDDPSIDAARLFECLEEMAVEACGERYAIAALCAAGIGEDGVLADASLTPLTSALAWFDPRRTELFGELRHHLDPADDVGTSTDAARTLVGWAWARGQPGADRAAAWLALTDYAACRWSGTAFLSDTLAARTGAWRPLARTWHTSRVQATLGASELLPTVMPTGAVVGHVRSERLRNTGALRPGALVVAGGHDHPVGGWGVHQLRPGAVLDSMGTAEVVVAQTHAPPSHVPGAVDVSPGIHNTFGATVLHVEELARNVAWASQDPAVADALDRLISGSATPDDHLFSDTFHPGAAGGHTPFYAPHSAFDPHSRASAVLGALARRGGLAIAAVQALAEPDAPVYTAGGWARSRGWLDIKQAVTGTAAHVIAEPEVTAVGAALLAARALDWKPSVTAALNPGAEAGLRGATAGR
- a CDS encoding GntR family transcriptional regulator, producing the protein MSGSNSAQAIDRISAEPYYLQLAERIRDQISTGAVAAGDRLPSEGELAATWNVSRATVREALRLLEEEGWVARISRRGAFASMPPRRGWLLQGREGFFENEVAGHQRRVTTQVLRAEKATLPTHSAEELHMAPGSDGYILERLRKLDGKVALFSANYLPPLVGELVSRSDVPAGEGSLNNTLSKGGYTVAGASRTVEAVTARGKVADLLQVPDGAPLLKVRSTSWDTRLVPFEHHEVWVRSDVVHVEIQVGAPAPTRTASPSPEIGRLVSP